In Citrus sinensis cultivar Valencia sweet orange chromosome 4, DVS_A1.0, whole genome shotgun sequence, one DNA window encodes the following:
- the LOC102617584 gene encoding uncharacterized protein LOC102617584 yields the protein MGSLLMFNSIFATPARALGTAAAAPKGKGASFGTSHVQFFNRDSSSSRGSNLKVVTRAGASSSSYVFAFVLPLSLLALTVFASLKLDDKLERQYLEELIINEAMKDQEEQQYDEYEEEEEEDDDDQVLLEEKLLEPALPRTRNRPKREV from the exons ATGGGGAGTCTGCTCATGTTCAACTCAATTTTCGCCACTCCCGCTCGGGCACTCGGCACGGCGGCGGCGGCCCCCAAAGGCAAAGGTGCCTCATTCGGCACATCGCACGTGCAATTCTTCAATCGTGATAGTAGTAGCAGCAGAGGGTCGAACTTGAAGGTGGTGACACGAGCGGGAGCCAGCAGTAGCAGCTACGTGTTCGCTTTCGTGCTCCCTTTATCTTTGCTGGCCCTCACTGTTTTCGCTTCCCTTAAACTCGACGATAAGCTTGAGCGACAATATCTTGAGGAG CTTATAATCAATGAAGCAATGAAGGATCAAGAAGAACAGCAGTATGATGAATAtgaagaggaggaggaggaggacgACGACGATCAAGTTCTCTTGGAGGAGAAATTACTGGAACCTGCGCTTCCACGTACTCGAAACCGGCCCAAGAGGGAAGTTTAG
- the LOC102617298 gene encoding pentatricopeptide repeat-containing protein At4g20740 has product MPPQTPQRPPKPYFFYGHRKPSQNRPTVYGGFFSNRQSLRNPNSTSEPHQSQPFNVQKWDPHYLPNQKTQSPPSDPKTFQLQRHLSPIARFITDAFRKNQFHWGPRVVTELSKLRRVTPDLVAEVLKVENNPTLASKFFHWAGKQKGYKHNFASYNALAYCLSRNNLFRAADQVPELMDSQGKPPTEKQFEILIRMHADCNRGLRVFHVYQKMKKFGILPRVFLYNKIMDALVKTNCLDLALSVYEEFKGHGLVEESVTYMILIKGLCKAGRIAEMLEILEKMRRNLCKPDVFAYTAMIRVLAAERNLDACLRVWEEMKKDLVEADVMAYVTLIMGLCKGGRVVRGYELFREMKENGILIDRAIYGVLIEGLVGEGKVGKACDLLKDLVDSGYRADLGIYNSIIGGLCRVKQFDKAYKLFEVTVQDDLAPDFSTVNPLLVCCAEMGRMDNFFKLLAQTEKLKFSVAADLEKFFEFLVGKEERIMMALDVFEELKGKGYSSVPIYNILMGALLEIGEVKKALYLFGEMRGLNLEVNSLSFSIAIQCHVESGEILEACECHNKIIEMSQVPSVAAYNCLTKGLCKIGEIDAAMMLVRDCLGNVASGPTEFKYALTILHVCRSGEAEKIIEVLNEMTQEGCPPNEVICSAIISGMCKHGTLEEARKVFTNLGERKLLTEANTIVYDEILIEHMKKKTADLVLSGLKFFGLESKLKAKGCKLLSS; this is encoded by the coding sequence ATGCCGCCACAAACCCCGCAACGACCGCCAAAACCCTACTTCTTCTACGGCCACCGCAAGCCTTCCCAAAATCGACCCACTGTCTATGGCGGCTTCTTCTCCAACCGTCAATCTCTCCGAAATCCAAACTCCACGTCTGAGCCCCACCAATCACAGCCATTCAATGTCCAAAAATGGGACCCACACTACCTCCCCAATCAAAAAACTCAATCTCCACCGTCCGATCCCAAAACCTTTCAACTCCAACGCCACCTCTCACCCATTGCCCGCTTCATTACCGACGCCTTCCGCAAGAACCAATTCCATTGGGGCCCGCGGGTCGTGACCGAGCTCAGCAAACTCCGCCGCGTCACTCCCGACCTCGTGGCAGAGGTGCTAAAAGTCGAAAATAACCCTACACTCGCCTCCAAGTTCTTCCACTGGGCGGGTAAACAGAAGGGATATAAGCATAACTTCGCTTCGTACAACGCTTTGGCTTACTGCTTGTCTCGGAACAACTTGTTTCGTGCAGCTGATCAAGTCCCCGAGCTGATGGACTCGCAAGGTAAGCCACCGACTGAGAAGCAGTTTGAGATTTTAATTAGAATGCATGCTGATTGTAACAGAGGACTCAGAGTATTTCATGTGtatcaaaaaatgaaaaaatttggaattcTGCCCAGGGTttttttgtataataaaatcatGGATGCATTAGTTAAGACAAATTGTTTAGACTTAGCATTATCGGTTTACGAGGAATTTAAAGGACATGGGTTGGTTGAGGAGAGTGTTACTTACATGATTTTGATTAAGGGACTTTGCAAGGCAGGGCGGATTGCGGAAATGTTAGAGATTTTGGAGAAAATGAGGAGGAATCTGTGTAAACCTGATGTCTTTGCATACACTGCGATGATTAGGGTGTTGGCTGCGGAGAGAAATTTGGATGCATGTTTGCGTGTGTGGGAGGAAATGAAGAAAGATTTGGTTGAGGCGGATGTGATGGCATATGTGACATTGATTATGGGGTTGTGTAAAGGAGGGAGGGTGGTGAGAGGGTACGAGTTGTTTAGGGAAATGAAGGAGAATGGGATTTTGATTGACAGAGCAATTTATGGAGTTTTGATTGAAGGGCTTGTGGGAGAGGGAAAGGTCGGGAAGGCTTGTGATTTGTTGAAGGATTTGGTTGATTCAGGGTATAGGGCAGATTTGGGGATATATAATTCAATCATTGGAGGATTGTGTAGGGTGAAGCAGTTTGATAAAGCTTATAAGCTCTTTGAAGTTACGGTTCAAGATGATCTTGCCCCGGACTTTTCGACTGTGAATCCATTGTTGGTTTGTTGTGCAGAAATGGGGAGGATGGATAACTTCTTTAAGTTGCTTGCTCAAACGGAGAAGTTGAAGTTTTCTGTAGCTGCTGATCTTGAAAAGTTTTTTGAGTTTCTGGTTGGAAAGGAGGAAAGGATAATGATGGCTTTGGATGTGTTTGAAGAGTTAAAAGGGAAAGGTTATAGCAGTGTTCCAATTTACAATATACTTATGGGGGCTCTCCTTGAGATAGGGGAGGTGAAGAAAGCATTATATCTCTTTGGCGAGATGAGGGGTTTGAATTTGGAGGTCAATTCTTTGTCTTTTAGTATTGCAATACAGTGCCACGTTGAAAGTGGGGAAATCCTGGAGGCATGTGAATGTCATAACAAGATAATTGAGATGTCTCAGGTTCCTTCTGTTGCTGCATATAATTGTCTAACTAAAGGCCTCTGCAAAATTGGAGAGATTGATGCAGCGATGATGCTAGTTCGTGATTGCTTAGGGAATGTTGCAAGTGGGCCCACAGAATTTAAGTACGCACTTACAATTCTCCATGTTTGTAGATCCGGTGAAGCAGAGAAGATAATAGAAGTGCTAAATGAGATGACGCAAGAGGGTTGCCCTCCCAATGAAGTTATATGTTCTGCCATTATCTCTGGTATGTGCAAGCATGGGACATTGGAAGAGGCAAGGAAAGTTTTTACAAATTTGGGAGAACGCAAACTTCTAACGGAAGCCAATACAATTGTGTATGATGAGATATTAATTGAACatatgaagaaaaagacaGCAGACTTAGTGCTGTCAGGATTGAAGTTTTTCGGTTTGGAATCCAAGTTGAAAGCAAAGGGTTGTAAACTGCTCTCAAGTTGA
- the LOC102616118 gene encoding protein IQ-DOMAIN 11 isoform X1, producing MAKKNSWFSLVRRLFISDPEKQQKEKRKRCIFGRLRIKSFASIAAATPLPSNDRTAVIEAEEEQNKHAVSVAIASAIKAAHVAAEVVRLTGTPQSTNGCERQVEEDSSIEIKLDVAQSPHQCEKEIRQLAATRIQSIFRGYLARKALRALKGIVKLQALIRGRNVRRQAFTTLKCLQSIVNIQSQVCAKRCQKAGSWHYDENKQLQTLRDKIIKMDSSCQRRWDDSTLTKQEADAMFLSKKEAAIRRERIKEYAFSHRKSADSEQNKVNGRWRYWLEQWVDTQVRKSKELEDLDSIWTTSNGNPREEYRGKGLRLKNLQTKYHIDGLDSPVLFSRRSLHRKQNSLGDEKSFASSPVVPTYMAATESAKAKARSMSSPKIRPGTFDSYSESYSPCKKKLSLMSSLTSEVPSYSNIGRPSAYQQRSPSLKNVPGPIKSSRTAKDLSFDSKCSLLNWDRQSAFR from the exons ATGGCTAAGAAGAACAGCTGGTTCAGTCTAGTAAGGAGATTATTTATTTCAGACCCTGAAAAG CAACagaaggaaaagagaaagagatgCATTTTTGGAAGGCTAAGGATCAAAAGCTTTGCCTCTATTGCGGCAGCGACACCACTGCCGTCGAATGACAGAACAGCTGTGATTGAAGCAGAGGAAGAGCAGAACAAGCATGCTGTATCTGTAGCCATTGCCTCCGCTATAAAAGCTGCCCACGTTGCAGCTGAGGTTGTAAGGCTTACTGGAACGCCTCAATCAACCAATGGATGCGAAAGACAGGTAGAAGAAGACTcatcaattgaaattaaattggatgTTGCTCAATCACCACATCAATGTGAGAAGGAGATCCGCCAACTTGCAGCCACAAGGATTCAATCTATTTTCCGAGGTTACCTT GCCAGGAAGGCATTGAGGGCGTTGAAGGGCATAGTGAAGCTGCAAGCACTTATCCGGGGCAGGAATGTGAGACGCCAAGCATTCACTACTCTCAAGTGCTTGCAGTCCATTGTGAATATCCAGTCACAGGTGTGCGCGAAGAGATGCCAAAAGGCTGGCAGTTGGCATTATGATGAAAACAAACAGCTGCAAACTTTGAGAGACAAGATAATTAAG ATGGACTCGAGCTGCCAAAGGAGGTGGGACGACAGCACTTTGACAAAGCAGGAAGCAGACGCGATGTTTCTTAGCAAGAAAGAAGCTGCTATCAGAAGAGAGAGGATCAAGGAATATGCGTTTAGCCACCgg AAGTCAGCTGATTCAGAACAGAACAAGGTTAATGGAAGATGGAGATATTGGTTAGAGCAATGGGTTGATACCCAAGTCAGGAAAAGTAAAGAACTTGAAGATTTGGATTCAATTTGGACAACTTCAAATGGAAATCCTAGAGAAGAATATAGGGGGAAAGGACTTAGATTGAAAAATCTGCAGACAAAATACCACATTGACGGATTGGATTCTCCGGTATTATTTTCGAGAAGATCACTTCACAGGAAGCAAAATTCACTTGGagatgaaaaatcttttgCTAGCTCTCCTGTTGTTCCGACTTACATGGCCGCAACAGAATCGGCCAAGGCAAAAGCAAGATCAATGAGCTCACCAAAGATAAGACCTGGAACATTTGATTCTTATTCTGAAAGCTATTCGCCTTGCAAGAAAAAGCTGTCTTTGATGTCTTCGCTTACAAGTGAAGTGCCAAGTTATAGTAACATTGGCAGGCCTAGTGCATATCAGCAAAGGTCTCCAAGCTTGAAGAATGTTCCAGGTCCTATTAAATCAAGCAGGACGGCAAAGGACCTCAGCTTTGATTCAAAATGCTCATTGCTGAACTGGGATCGACAAAGCGCCTTCAGATAG
- the LOC102617873 gene encoding glycosyltransferase-like KOBITO 1: MRNYYQQQQHHHRAIPLLSSSSSSSSSSSSFTSRLLLLLTLLPLSLALLAFVLQWKGDNGLTDPTSAVSSASRWAPHGSRLQNHEVFPGMELSSSTLSPKPHSSSSSDCLSLVRTASPSFPYYRDWKFDFEPSLKPKICITTSTSAGLDQILPWMFYHKVIGVTTFFLFVEGKAASPEVSKVLESIPGVKVIYRTKELEEQQAKSRIWNETWLSSFFYKPCNYELFVKQSLNMEMAIVMARDEGMDWILHLDTDELIHPAGGREYSLRQLLLDVPGNVDMVIFPNYESSIERDDIKDPFSEVSMFKKNYDHLPKDTYFGMYKESTRGNPNYFLTYGNGKSAARIHDHLRPNGAHRWHNYMKTPNEVKLDEAAVLHYTYAKFSDLTSRRDRCGCKPTKEDVKRCFMLEFDRSAFIIASTATEEEMLNWYNEHVVWGDKDLKMKLLRKGILTRIYSPMVIIQGLRESGVFSSVIASAQKTLSKEKFLASIQSSNSSRAAASESLPSRKVVRSKDRKVLDIGAEFYEEAVPPLPPPGINYEHLVIEAQ, encoded by the exons ATGCGGAATTATtaccagcagcagcaacacCACCACCGCGCCATTCCACTCCTATCAtcatcgtcgtcgtcgtcTTCATCGTCGTCGTCCTTCACATCAAGGCTTCTCCTGCTCCTCACTCtcctccctctctctctcgctctctTGGCATTCGTCCTCCAATGGAAAGGAGACAATGGTCTCACCGATCCCACCTCTGCTGTTTCTTCCGCCTCGAGGTGGGCCCCTCATGGGTCCCGCTTGCAAAACCACGAGGTCTTCCCCGGTATGGAGCTCTCTTCGTCTACTCTCTCCCCGAAACCTCACTCTTCTTCCTCCTCCGATTGCCTTAGTCTCGTACGCACCGCCTCCCCTTCCTTTCCTTATTATAGAGACTGGAAGTTTGACTTCGAGCCCAGTTTAAAACCCAAg ATATGCATTACAACAAGTACGTCAGCTGGCTTGGACCAGATTCTTCCGTGGATGTTCTATCACAAGGTTATTGGAGTCACaacctttttcctttttgtggAAGGGAAGGCTGCATCTCCTGAAGTATCTAAAGTTCTGGAATCGATTCCT GGAGTAAAAGTGATATACAGAACAAAAGAGCTAGAAGAGCAACAGGCTAAAAG TCGTATTTGGAATGAGACATGGCTGTCAAGTTTCTTTTACAAACCTTGCAATTATGAGCTGTTTGTGAAGCAATCTCTCAATATGGAAATGGCTATTGTCATGGCAAGG GATGAAGGCATGGACTGGATACTTCATCTTGACACTGATGAATTAATTCATCCAGCTGGTGGTCGTGAGTACTCATTGAGGCAATTGCTACTTGATGTGCCTGGGAATGTGGATATGGTCATATTTCCAAATTAT GAGAGCAGTATCGAACGGGATGATATCAAGGATCCTTTTAGTGAG GTATCAATGTTCAAAAAGAATTATGACCATCTTCCAAAGGACACATACTTTGGTATGTATAAGGAATCAACTCGGGGTAACCCTAACTACTTCTTGACATATGGAAATGGGAAATCAGCTGCTCGAATCCATGATCATCTCCGTCCTAATGGTGCACATCGTTGGCACAACTATATGAAAACCCCAAA TGAGGTCAAATTGGATGAGGCTGCTGTTCTACATTATACATATGCGAAATTTTCAGACCTGACCTCGAGACGTGATCGATGTGGCTGCAAGCCTACAAAGGAGGATGTCAAAAGATGCTTCATGCTTGAATTTGATAGATCG GCTTTCATAATTGCTTCAACTGCAACCGAGGAGGAAATGCTAAATTG GTACAATGAACATGTTGTGTGGGGCGACAAGGACCTAAAAATGAAACTCCTTAGGAAGGGTATTCTAACGCGCATATATTCTCCCATG GTCATAATACAAGGTTTAAGGGAGTCGGGCGTTTTCAGCTCCGTTATTGCATCTGCCCAGAAAACTCTTTCAAAAGAGAAGTTTTTAGCATCCATTCAAAGTAGTAACTCCTCAAGAGCTGCTGCTTCTGAGTCCCTTCCCTCAAGAAAGGTTGTTCGAAGCAAAGACAGGAAGGTCTTGGATATTGGAGCCGAGTTTTATGAAGAGGCTGTTCCACCATTGCCTCCCCCAGGAATAAATTATGAGCATCTTGTGATAGAAGCGCAATAG
- the LOC102616992 gene encoding uncharacterized protein LOC102616992, translated as MGNWRNRPHRRFFHRQRSPKTPPLYSFDNEPSSSGFCNDGIPIWEKKFCASIGKVPWQKIVDTQKFMYNESVLNWDDSAGKEAFQNAKERFWAHINDFPCHISLPDPDIYIDEINWNAHIDPELIMDLESVYFAPDDGEKDPKVWRRFKRLRNLASIPEKECNGNSGSIVPWECTNNKEVDGALKGKAQSWNQWDNSNGDLRSSKKGHNPWESSFTQGNDVVKDKIWGWKQGDDNSNSNDAKKSNNDDNPWKRSCSQGNEPVKKCTWGSYGDKLWGLNQGADHGNPWERSCQSVDPVKDNKGWGDSGNNSECWSQQKSWKQNTGDNPWNPNFSKCTRPPTDVELRGNAWNRGWRANGGDSRGWKPWVNQNNGPKRLEFERSGGNRGAWSRSCRKREGSHLSGYKSSGYQQDYNQTEEFWRSKNTNKRMQFCT; from the exons ATGGGTAATTGGAGAAATCGACCCCATCGTAGATTTTTCCATCGACAGAGATCGCCAAAGACGCCTCCTTTATATTCATTTGACAATGAGCCTTCTTCTTCAG GGTTTTGCAATGATGGGATACCTATATGGGAGAAGAAATTCTGTGCTTCAATTGGGAAGGTACCATGGCAGAAGATTGTGGATACTCAGAAGTTTATGTACAACGAGAGTGTACTAAATTGGGATGACTCAGCTGGCAAAGAAGCATTTCAAAATGCAAAAGAACGGTTTTGGGCACATATCAATGACTTCCCCTGTCACATATCTCTCCCTGATCCAGATATTTACATTGATGAAATAAACTGGAATGCTCATATTGATCCTGAACTGATTATGGACCTAGAATCTGTGTACTTTGCTCCTGATGATGGAGAAAAAGATCCTAAGGTTTGGCGTCGATTCAAAAGGTTGAGAAACTTAGCATCTATTCCCGAGAAAGAGTGCAATGGAAATTCTGGTAGTATTGTCCCTTGGGAGTGTACCAATAATAAGGAGGTTGATGGAGCTTTGAAGGGTAAAGCACAGAGCTGGAATCAGTGGGATAACAGTAATGGTGATTTGAGAAGTTCAAAAAAGGGTCACAATCCCTGGGAGAGCAGTTTTACTCAGGGAAATGATGTTGTAAAGGATAAAATATGGGGCTGGAAGCAGGGGGACGATAATAGTAATAGCAATGAtgcaaagaaatcaaacaatgATGATAATCCCTGGAAGCGTAGCTGTAGTCAGGGAAATGAACCAGTAAAGAAATGTACCTGGGGAAGTTATGGTGATAAGTTATGGGGATTGAACCAGGGGGCAGATCATGGCAATCCTTGGGAGCGAAGCTGTCAGAGTGTTGACCCTGTAAAGGATAATAAAGGATGGGGTGATTCAGGGAATAATTCTGAGTGTTGGAGCCAGCAGAAGTCCTGGAAGCAGAATACAGGTGACAATCCTTGGAACCCCAACTTTTCAAAATGCACTAGGCCTCCTACAGATGTGGAATTGAGGGGCAATGCTTGGAATAGAGGATGGAGAGCTAATGGGGGTGATTCGAGGGGTTGGAAACCGTGGGTCAATCAAAATAATGGGCCAAAACGTTTGGAATTTGAAAGAAGTGGTGGAAATCGGGGAGCCTGGAGCAGGAGTTGCAGGAAGAGGGAAGGTTCTCATCTCAGTGGCTACAAGAGCTCCGGATACCAGCAGGATTATAATCAAACTGAAGAATTTTGGAGAAGCAAAAATACTAACAAGAGAATGCAGTTCTGCACTTGA
- the LOC102616118 gene encoding protein IQ-DOMAIN 11 isoform X3, which translates to MAKKNSWFSLVRRLFISDPEKEKRKRCIFGRLRIKSFASIAAATPLPSNDRTAVIEAEEEQNKHAVSVAIASAIKAAHVAAEVVRLTGTPQSTNGCERQVEEDSSIEIKLDVAQSPHQCEKEIRQLAATRIQSIFRGYLARKALRALKGIVKLQALIRGRNVRRQAFTTLKCLQSIVNIQSQVCAKRCQKAGSWHYDENKQLQTLRDKIIKMDSSCQRRWDDSTLTKQEADAMFLSKKEAAIRRERIKEYAFSHRKSADSEQNKVNGRWRYWLEQWVDTQVRKSKELEDLDSIWTTSNGNPREEYRGKGLRLKNLQTKYHIDGLDSPVLFSRRSLHRKQNSLGDEKSFASSPVVPTYMAATESAKAKARSMSSPKIRPGTFDSYSESYSPCKKKLSLMSSLTSEVPSYSNIGRPSAYQQRSPSLKNVPGPIKSSRTAKDLSFDSKCSLLNWDRQSAFR; encoded by the exons ATGGCTAAGAAGAACAGCTGGTTCAGTCTAGTAAGGAGATTATTTATTTCAGACCCTGAAAAG gaaaagagaaagagatgCATTTTTGGAAGGCTAAGGATCAAAAGCTTTGCCTCTATTGCGGCAGCGACACCACTGCCGTCGAATGACAGAACAGCTGTGATTGAAGCAGAGGAAGAGCAGAACAAGCATGCTGTATCTGTAGCCATTGCCTCCGCTATAAAAGCTGCCCACGTTGCAGCTGAGGTTGTAAGGCTTACTGGAACGCCTCAATCAACCAATGGATGCGAAAGACAGGTAGAAGAAGACTcatcaattgaaattaaattggatgTTGCTCAATCACCACATCAATGTGAGAAGGAGATCCGCCAACTTGCAGCCACAAGGATTCAATCTATTTTCCGAGGTTACCTT GCCAGGAAGGCATTGAGGGCGTTGAAGGGCATAGTGAAGCTGCAAGCACTTATCCGGGGCAGGAATGTGAGACGCCAAGCATTCACTACTCTCAAGTGCTTGCAGTCCATTGTGAATATCCAGTCACAGGTGTGCGCGAAGAGATGCCAAAAGGCTGGCAGTTGGCATTATGATGAAAACAAACAGCTGCAAACTTTGAGAGACAAGATAATTAAG ATGGACTCGAGCTGCCAAAGGAGGTGGGACGACAGCACTTTGACAAAGCAGGAAGCAGACGCGATGTTTCTTAGCAAGAAAGAAGCTGCTATCAGAAGAGAGAGGATCAAGGAATATGCGTTTAGCCACCgg AAGTCAGCTGATTCAGAACAGAACAAGGTTAATGGAAGATGGAGATATTGGTTAGAGCAATGGGTTGATACCCAAGTCAGGAAAAGTAAAGAACTTGAAGATTTGGATTCAATTTGGACAACTTCAAATGGAAATCCTAGAGAAGAATATAGGGGGAAAGGACTTAGATTGAAAAATCTGCAGACAAAATACCACATTGACGGATTGGATTCTCCGGTATTATTTTCGAGAAGATCACTTCACAGGAAGCAAAATTCACTTGGagatgaaaaatcttttgCTAGCTCTCCTGTTGTTCCGACTTACATGGCCGCAACAGAATCGGCCAAGGCAAAAGCAAGATCAATGAGCTCACCAAAGATAAGACCTGGAACATTTGATTCTTATTCTGAAAGCTATTCGCCTTGCAAGAAAAAGCTGTCTTTGATGTCTTCGCTTACAAGTGAAGTGCCAAGTTATAGTAACATTGGCAGGCCTAGTGCATATCAGCAAAGGTCTCCAAGCTTGAAGAATGTTCCAGGTCCTATTAAATCAAGCAGGACGGCAAAGGACCTCAGCTTTGATTCAAAATGCTCATTGCTGAACTGGGATCGACAAAGCGCCTTCAGATAG
- the LOC102616118 gene encoding protein IQ-DOMAIN 11 isoform X2, protein MAKKNSWFSLVRRLFISDPEKKEKRKRCIFGRLRIKSFASIAAATPLPSNDRTAVIEAEEEQNKHAVSVAIASAIKAAHVAAEVVRLTGTPQSTNGCERQVEEDSSIEIKLDVAQSPHQCEKEIRQLAATRIQSIFRGYLARKALRALKGIVKLQALIRGRNVRRQAFTTLKCLQSIVNIQSQVCAKRCQKAGSWHYDENKQLQTLRDKIIKMDSSCQRRWDDSTLTKQEADAMFLSKKEAAIRRERIKEYAFSHRKSADSEQNKVNGRWRYWLEQWVDTQVRKSKELEDLDSIWTTSNGNPREEYRGKGLRLKNLQTKYHIDGLDSPVLFSRRSLHRKQNSLGDEKSFASSPVVPTYMAATESAKAKARSMSSPKIRPGTFDSYSESYSPCKKKLSLMSSLTSEVPSYSNIGRPSAYQQRSPSLKNVPGPIKSSRTAKDLSFDSKCSLLNWDRQSAFR, encoded by the exons ATGGCTAAGAAGAACAGCTGGTTCAGTCTAGTAAGGAGATTATTTATTTCAGACCCTGAAAAG aaggaaaagagaaagagatgCATTTTTGGAAGGCTAAGGATCAAAAGCTTTGCCTCTATTGCGGCAGCGACACCACTGCCGTCGAATGACAGAACAGCTGTGATTGAAGCAGAGGAAGAGCAGAACAAGCATGCTGTATCTGTAGCCATTGCCTCCGCTATAAAAGCTGCCCACGTTGCAGCTGAGGTTGTAAGGCTTACTGGAACGCCTCAATCAACCAATGGATGCGAAAGACAGGTAGAAGAAGACTcatcaattgaaattaaattggatgTTGCTCAATCACCACATCAATGTGAGAAGGAGATCCGCCAACTTGCAGCCACAAGGATTCAATCTATTTTCCGAGGTTACCTT GCCAGGAAGGCATTGAGGGCGTTGAAGGGCATAGTGAAGCTGCAAGCACTTATCCGGGGCAGGAATGTGAGACGCCAAGCATTCACTACTCTCAAGTGCTTGCAGTCCATTGTGAATATCCAGTCACAGGTGTGCGCGAAGAGATGCCAAAAGGCTGGCAGTTGGCATTATGATGAAAACAAACAGCTGCAAACTTTGAGAGACAAGATAATTAAG ATGGACTCGAGCTGCCAAAGGAGGTGGGACGACAGCACTTTGACAAAGCAGGAAGCAGACGCGATGTTTCTTAGCAAGAAAGAAGCTGCTATCAGAAGAGAGAGGATCAAGGAATATGCGTTTAGCCACCgg AAGTCAGCTGATTCAGAACAGAACAAGGTTAATGGAAGATGGAGATATTGGTTAGAGCAATGGGTTGATACCCAAGTCAGGAAAAGTAAAGAACTTGAAGATTTGGATTCAATTTGGACAACTTCAAATGGAAATCCTAGAGAAGAATATAGGGGGAAAGGACTTAGATTGAAAAATCTGCAGACAAAATACCACATTGACGGATTGGATTCTCCGGTATTATTTTCGAGAAGATCACTTCACAGGAAGCAAAATTCACTTGGagatgaaaaatcttttgCTAGCTCTCCTGTTGTTCCGACTTACATGGCCGCAACAGAATCGGCCAAGGCAAAAGCAAGATCAATGAGCTCACCAAAGATAAGACCTGGAACATTTGATTCTTATTCTGAAAGCTATTCGCCTTGCAAGAAAAAGCTGTCTTTGATGTCTTCGCTTACAAGTGAAGTGCCAAGTTATAGTAACATTGGCAGGCCTAGTGCATATCAGCAAAGGTCTCCAAGCTTGAAGAATGTTCCAGGTCCTATTAAATCAAGCAGGACGGCAAAGGACCTCAGCTTTGATTCAAAATGCTCATTGCTGAACTGGGATCGACAAAGCGCCTTCAGATAG